The Tolypothrix sp. NIES-4075 genomic interval ATTTTCAGATCGTATTGTTCTGCTAAATCAAGAGCGCGGTGAATTGACGAAGCACTTTCCGGATATGCTAATTCCAAAGTACCCAAAACTAAAAAATCTGCTTCTTGAAATAGCGATTGTGATAATTCTTCAGCTTTGAGGCGAGCATCAGCAAATTCAGAAGTATCATATTCACCAAAGCCGGCAAAAGTGCGATCGCCATCCATTGAGCGTGTAACATAAACTTGCCGCGTTGGTGCTGTAGGATGACGTTGCACCCCCGTTATATCTACACCTACTTCTTCTAAAAGCTTTACCAGAGAATTTCCCGGCTCATCTTCACCCACACAACCGATAAAGCCTGCTGGAGTCCCCAGCTTCACTAAAGCACAGGCTACGTTAGCTGGTGCCCCTCCTGGATAAGGAGTCCACGATTTAACTTCTTCTAGCTTTAGCCCTAATTGATCGGCTAAAAGATCAAACAAAACTTCACCCAAGCACAAAACACGGGGATTGCTCATTTCATTATAAATTTTCGATTTGTCACTAGGAATTTCCAGTATAAAATCTACAACAATCTGCTTATTCTGTCGCCTGTTGTTCACAGAATTAAATAGCCATTTTTGCTACTTATATAAGCTGTAGATGCTCCTATTTTGAAGAAAAATCTAAGTAATACTTCGCTAATTAATTTAATTTAATGTATAAAAACAAGAGTTAAAATTTGCATTTGGTTTGAGTGCCATAAATTTTAATTATAAAGAGAATATTGACAATCGTATTACTGCTAACACTTGAAATCCCTAGCTAGCAAAGAATCTTCTAGAATTAGAAAGAGCGATTGAGTACATATACCAAGCGAGGATTGAAAAAGTCATGGCTGGTGGCGAATCTCAGACCCCTGTTAGTCTGTCAGATAGAGAACTGCAAATAATCGATTTAGTAGCCGCTGGCTTAACTAACCAAGAAATTGCAGGGAAACTGGAAATAAGCAAACGTACAGTTGATAACCATATCAGCAACATCCTCACCAAAACGCAGACAGAAAACCGAGTAGCGCTTGTCCGCTGGGCTTTACAGTGGGGCAAAGTCTGTTTAAATGATGTAAATTGCTGTGCTCTGCCTAATCCGAACGATTAAACGCCTAGTAGTGACGCGATTTATCGCGTCTGTGATCATAATAAAGGGCATGAGGCTTTTTTAAGAGGAAAAAAGCCCCATTCCCCATTCCCTAACAAAAATTAGCAACAATCTACGGGCTGAAACGCTACATTTGAAACAAATCTATGTTGCTCCATTCCTTCGTAGGGAGCAGTGTTGCTATGAATACCTCTGCTTCTGCCAAACAAACTTCATCTTTCTTTGATTTTTTCAACTTTGATTTAACCACACCAGTGTCTGGAAAAGTTGTCAATGTCGGTTTTACTGCCTCAGACTTTCCCCAACCCACACCAGATGCCGATTTACTCAAACAGCTATCCTTTGTACCAGGGTTAAAAGAAATTCTCATGCTGCGGCAGGTTCACGCCTTAGAACATGCTACCGTTTGGGTTCTGGGTCAATCAACTTCATACTCAAGCAATTTTCAAGTTGATAACGAACTATTAAGCGGTTTATCTACCGAGCAAGGATTTTACCTTTATGGTGAAGTGAATATTAGTAACTTGCGACGTGCGGTAACACTGGCTTTACATCGTCTCACCAATGGAGAAGTTGATTTAGCCGTGCATCCGAGGTGCGGTACAAATGCATCAGTTGCGATGCTGCTGACAGCTGGGTTAGCGGTGGGGATGCATCTGCTGCTTCCATTTCGTCCAATTGAGCAATTAGTCGGTTTGGGCTTGGCAGCTACTACAGCGGCTGAAATAGCACCAGATATCGGTGCTTTAGCGCAGCGATATGTGACAACTGCCATACCGTTTAACTTGGCAATTGAAAATATTACCGTTACTCGCGATATCTGTGGGCGTGAGGCGCATTTTGTCAAGGTGCGCTGGCAAGAATAAAGCAGGGGGCAGGGGAGAATTACTTTTATTAGGTTTTCGTAAAATCAAATAAGCTGTTATCCTGAACTGTGCGTGATTTGATTAAGTATTAAAAGCAGCGTATGGAAATGCAATACATTCACGGATAAGGAATTTTTCTCATGAGAAAACTTTATTTTTTACTACCTGGGACAGATGGCAAATTTGCCTGCGGTGGTCTTTGGGTAGAGTTAAATACAATTAAACTTGCTCAACAATTTTGTAGTGCTGAAGTTGTAACTTATCGACAAAGAGAATCAGGTAAGCTTTTTTTAGATGATTTGCTAAAAGATAAAAATTTAGATGATGTTATTTTTGTTATAAGTTGGGGATTTGATGTATCTAAACTTGCTCGGAAATTACAGCCATATAATATAGTTTATCATGCCCACAGTGCAGGTTATAAATTTAAGCTGTCGGCAAATATTCCCATCATCACCGTTAGCCGAAATACACTCGGATATTGGGGACAACATTCTCCGCACTCTCTTATCTATTATTTGCCCAATCAAATTGGTAATCAATTTCAAAACTTAAATATTCAGCGCGATATTGATGTTTTAATTCAAGCTCGAAAATCTTCGGAATATTTAATTCAAGAATTAATTCCCGCTTTGCAAAAGCAATGTAAAGTATTAGTTGTTAATTCTTATGTCGAAGATTTAGCAAAGCTGTTTAATCAAGCTAAAGTATACCTCTACGACTCCGCCGAGTATTGGGCGCAACAAGCTGTCAGTGAAGGCTTTGGAATGCAACCATTAGAGGCTTTAGCTTGTGGCTGTCAAGTTTTTTCTAGCATTAACGGTGGACTTTCTGATTATTTAGATCCGGGATTTAATTGCTCTAAAATTGCAGCATATTCAAAAGAATATGATGTACAACGTATTTTAAAAGCACTTGAACATCCATCATATTCAATGCCAGAACATATTTTAGCAGAATATCGATTAGAAAATATTAATCAGCGGTTGCAAATAATTCTAGATGAACTAAATGATTTTTTTGACCACAAAATGCATTACCCTGGCAATATCAAAAATTTAACGAAAATGCGTATCACAAAATTACGCACAAAAAATATTTTTGATAAATTAATAAATAAATATTTTTCTACGTAGTAAGCGCTTCAGCGCTTTCAAGTACTCAAGTTTTTACTACTTTACAAAACTTAAACACAGAAGTGTGATAATTCGTAAGTTATTGGTGACGGGGAGTGCTGGATTTATTGGCTCAAATTTTGTCCATCACTTCTGCGCTTTTATAGTCATCCAAGCAATCAAGATAAGCTTTTATTATGTATTATGTGTGGCGATCGCTTCTTCAAAGCCAGCGTTCACCTGTAATTAGTTTCCAGCCTACTCCCGTAGAACACTTTTTACGTATATTTAAGTATATCACACATCGATAATATTTTCAGATAGCAATATTTTATAAAGATTAGTATCCGCTTCTACTAAACAAGCATGACCGCTGTCAGGTAAAATCAATAATCGAGAATTTGGAAAAATATTAGCTAAATATTTCGCCTCTGTTTCTGAAGGTAAAAGTCGGTCTAACTTACTACCAATTAATAAGACAGGTTGAGTAACACGAGAGAGTTTTTTTTCGTCAATATCAAAATTTCTCATCAAAGACAAACGTTGATTAGCAGTTTTTTTTGGTGCAGAAATAGTTGATTGTAATATAGCTTGTTTACTGAAGAGTGAAAGTCGATTTAAATTAGCAAGAAAAGGCAAAGCTATAAATGAGGAGATTTTATAAAAGAAGTTAGGTGTATAAGGAAACAAAACTGAACCTAAATTTAGCCAAGGTACTCGATGAAATGAAGAAGCAGAGTTAATTAAAATTACCTTTGTAAATAGTTGAGGAAATCGCTCTAAAATTTTTAGTGCTAAACAACCTCCAAATGATTCTCCACAAAGGTAAACTGATGCACGAGGTGTTTTTTCTAGTTCTATCTGGATTAAAGATATTAATTGTTTTGTCATTTCATCCCAATTGCTTAAGTCATCAGGTGGAATCACAAAACAACGTATATCAAAAGCCACTTCTAAACCTGCTGTCTGAATGCTAATTAAT includes:
- a CDS encoding carbohydrate kinase family protein translates to MSNPRVLCLGEVLFDLLADQLGLKLEEVKSWTPYPGGAPANVACALVKLGTPAGFIGCVGEDEPGNSLVKLLEEVGVDITGVQRHPTAPTRQVYVTRSMDGDRTFAGFGEYDTSEFADARLKAEELSQSLFQEADFLVLGTLELAYPESASSIHRALDLAEQYDLKIMLDVNWREVFWKNPDIAPPKIRSLFKRVDFLKLALEEAEWLFDTTDAGAIAHRLDSIEGVLVTDGDKGSAYCLGENEGKLPAFSIPVVDTTGAGDSFLAGLIHQLLIHGIQNLSNPEIARAIVTYASAVGALTTMKPGAIASQPTAAEVEAFLASHQL
- a CDS encoding helix-turn-helix domain-containing protein, with the translated sequence MAGGESQTPVSLSDRELQIIDLVAAGLTNQEIAGKLEISKRTVDNHISNILTKTQTENRVALVRWALQWGKVCLNDVNCCALPNPND
- a CDS encoding DUF6391 domain-containing protein, which translates into the protein MNTSASAKQTSSFFDFFNFDLTTPVSGKVVNVGFTASDFPQPTPDADLLKQLSFVPGLKEILMLRQVHALEHATVWVLGQSTSYSSNFQVDNELLSGLSTEQGFYLYGEVNISNLRRAVTLALHRLTNGEVDLAVHPRCGTNASVAMLLTAGLAVGMHLLLPFRPIEQLVGLGLAATTAAEIAPDIGALAQRYVTTAIPFNLAIENITVTRDICGREAHFVKVRWQE
- a CDS encoding glycosyltransferase, encoding MRKLYFLLPGTDGKFACGGLWVELNTIKLAQQFCSAEVVTYRQRESGKLFLDDLLKDKNLDDVIFVISWGFDVSKLARKLQPYNIVYHAHSAGYKFKLSANIPIITVSRNTLGYWGQHSPHSLIYYLPNQIGNQFQNLNIQRDIDVLIQARKSSEYLIQELIPALQKQCKVLVVNSYVEDLAKLFNQAKVYLYDSAEYWAQQAVSEGFGMQPLEALACGCQVFSSINGGLSDYLDPGFNCSKIAAYSKEYDVQRILKALEHPSYSMPEHILAEYRLENINQRLQIILDELNDFFDHKMHYPGNIKNLTKMRITKLRTKNIFDKLINKYFST
- a CDS encoding alpha/beta fold hydrolase; the encoded protein is MLSQFHNNSYFLNPHQSNSNYPLFVFLPGMDETGKELISIQTAGLEVAFDIRCFVIPPDDLSNWDEMTKQLISLIQIELEKTPRASVYLCGESFGGCLALKILERFPQLFTKVILINSASSFHRVPWLNLGSVLFPYTPNFFYKISSFIALPFLANLNRLSLFSKQAILQSTISAPKKTANQRLSLMRNFDIDEKKLSRVTQPVLLIGSKLDRLLPSETEAKYLANIFPNSRLLILPDSGHACLVEADTNLYKILLSENIIDV